A window of the Citrus sinensis cultivar Valencia sweet orange chromosome 9, DVS_A1.0, whole genome shotgun sequence genome harbors these coding sequences:
- the LOC102622952 gene encoding uncharacterized protein LOC102622952, whose product MAPSFLSLVSLYSIYLRRCFASAGLSSQTIDIDDETTLHFWGPKLEDDHKTLKKPSLVLIHGFGPEAIWQWRKQVQFFAPHFNVYVPDLIFFGHSTTRSIQRTELFQAASLGKLLEKIGVERFSVVGTSYGGFVAYHMARMWPERVGKVIIASSGVNMKRGDNEALVKRANLERIDHLMLPESASQLRTLTGLAVSKNLDIVPDFFFNDFVHNLYSENRQEKKELLKGLTLGKEETVTLSPLEQDVLIVWGDQDQIFPLKMATELKELLGKKARLEIIENTSHVPQIENPGLFNSIVKNFLRGSL is encoded by the exons ATGGCACCTTCATTTCTAAGCCTAGTTTCTCTGTACAGCATATATCTCCGGCGCTGCTTCGCCAGCGCTGGGCTCTCGTCACAAACCATCGACATAGACGATGAAACCACCCTTCACTTCTGGGGTCCAAAACTTGAGGACGAtcacaaaaccctaaaaaagcCATCACTCGTTCTCATCCACGGCTTCGGTCCCGAGGCCATCTGGCAGTGGCGCAAGCAAGTCCAATTCTTCGCCCCTCACTTCAACGTCTACGTCCCCGACCTAATCTTCTTTGGCCACTCCACCACACGCTCTATCCAAAGAACCGAACTCTTCCAGGCGGCCTCCCTCGGGAAACTGCTCGAGAAGATCGGCGTCGAGAGGTTTTCGGTCGTGGGCACGAGCTACGGTGGGTTCGTGGCGTATCACATGGCGAGAATGTGGCCGGAGAGAGTGGGGAAAGTGATCATAGCTAGCTCCGGCGTTAACATGAAACGGGGTGATAATGAAGCCCTGGTGAAGAGGGCCAACTTGGAGAGAATTGACCACCTCATGTTGCCGGAATCGGCATCGCAGTTGAGGACGTTGACCGGATTAGCCGTGTCCAAGAATCTCGACATCGTTCctgattttttcttcaatgatTTTGTCCAt AATCTGTACTCGGAAAATAGGCAGGAGAAGAAGGAACTCTTAAAAGGACTAACTCTTGGAAAGGAAGAGACAGTAACACTTTCCCCACTGGAACAG GATGTTTTGATTGTATGGGGGGACCAAGACCAGATATTTCCATTGAAGATGGCTACTGAACTCAAGGA GCTTCTCGGGAAGAAGGCAAGGTTGGAGATAATAGAAAACACATCGCATGTGCCCCAAATTGAGAACCCAGGACTGTTCAACAGCATTGTCAAAAATTTCTTACGTGGGTCCTTGTGA
- the LOC102622844 gene encoding serine/threonine-protein kinase RIPK — MNVTMKKKLTWKSITLSCYKSSMPESNANNEQVDKQTSFQRLCLSDVSNPSSPLSADDLSNSVIGSKLHVFTLAELRLITSNFSRSNLLGEGGFGPVYKGFVDEKLKPGLEAQPVAVKALDLDGTQGHKEWMAEIIFLGQLRHPHLVKLIGYCWEEEYRLLVYAYMPRGSLHNQLFRSYSAALPWSTRMKIALGAAKGLAFLHGEDKPVIYRDFKASNILLDSDYTAKLSDFGLAKDGPEGEETHVITRVMGTQGYAAPEYVMTGHLTTMSDVYSFGVVLLELLTGKRAMDNTRLGREQSLAEWARPLLKEPRKLERLIDPRLEGQFPIKGAQKAAATAFKCLSHHPRHRPTMSYVVRVLDSLQDFQDSFVGPFVYVVPNETESSVYLRNGKETNSEEESEEKNGVKIIMVGGSASKCLCLR; from the exons ATGAACGTGACGATGAAGAAGAAGCTTACTTGGAAATCTATCACCTTAAGTTGTTACAAGAGCTCCATGCCAGAATCCAATGCTAATAACGAGCAAGTTGATAAGCAAACTTCATTTCAAAGGCTGTGCCTTTCAGATGTAAGCAATCCAAGCTCGCCTCTCTCTGCCGATGATCTCTCCAACTCTGTCATTGGCTCAAAGCTTCACGTATTCACGCTCGCGGAGCTAAGACTAATAACATCAAATTTCTCCAGGAGCAATTTGCTTGGCGAGGGCGGGTTTGGTCCTGTGTACAAGGGATTCGTTGATGAAAAACTTAAGCCAGGGTTGGAGGCACAGCCAGTTGCTGTTAAGGCACTTGACTTGGACGGCACGCAAGGGCACAAGGAGTGGatg gcagaaataatatttcttgGACAGCTGAGGCATCCCCATCTTGTTAAATTGATCGGATACTGCTGGGAGGAAGAGTATAGGCTTCTGGTCTACGCATACATGCCAAGAGGCAGCTTACACAATCAACTTTTCAGAA GTTATTCTGCTGCCTTGCCTTGGTCAACAAGGATGAAAATCGCGTTGGGGGCAGCAAAGGGCCTAGCCTTTCTGCACGGGGAAGATAAACCAGTTATATACCGCGATTTTAAAGCATCAAACATTCTACTGGACTCT GACTACACTGCAAAACTTTCTGATTTCGGGCTGGCCAAGGATGGCCCTGAAGGAGAAGAAACACACGTGATTACACGTGTCATGGGCACACAAGGCTATGCTGCTCCTGAATATGTCATGACTG GTCACTTGACAACAATGAGTGATGTGTACAGCTTTGGAGTAGTTCTGCTAGAGTTGCTGACAGGCAAACGGGCCATGGATAACACCCGCCTTGGTCGCGAGCAGAGCCTTGCGGAGTGGGCAAGGCCATTGTTAAAGGAACCCAGAAAGCTGGAAAGGCTTATTGATCCTAGACTCGAAGGGCAATTTCCTATTAAAGGAGCCCAAAAGGCAGCTGCCACGGCTTTCAAATGCTTGAGCCATCATCCAAGGCATAGGCCAACAATGAGCTACGTGGTTCGTGTGTTGGACTCACTTCAGGATTTTCAGGATTCATTTGTTGGACCATTTGTGTATGTTGTGCCCAATGAGACCGAGAGCAGTGTGTATCTTAGAAATGGGAAAGAAACAAACTCTGAAGAGGAATCCGAGGAAAAAAATGGCGTGAAAATTATAATGGTCGGAGGCAGTGCATCAAAATGCCTATGTCTCCGATAG
- the LOC102623246 gene encoding copper transporter 5, translating into MMHMTFYWGRQVTLLFDFWRTDSWPSYALTLLACFLFSAFYQYLEDRRVRLNRIAVGQKPAIADVETPLLQRKVVGKFSAARIAGTALFGINSGVGYLLMLAIMSFNGGVFLAVVLGLMIGYLVFRSESDDVTLVVDNPCACA; encoded by the coding sequence ATGATGCACATGACCTTCTACTGGGGCCGGCAAGTGACCCTCTTGTTCGACTTTTGGCGTACCGATTCATGGCCGAGTTACGCGCTGACCCTTCTCGCCTGCTTCCTCTTCTCCGCCTTTTACCAGTACCTGGAGGACAGGCGCGTCCGCTTGAACCGGATCGCCGTCGGACAGAAGCCCGCCATCGCCGACGTCGAGACCCCGCTGCTGCAGAGAAAAGTCGTCGGGAAATTCTCGGCGGCGAGGATCGCCGGGACGGCCCTGTTTGGGATCAATTCTGGGGTGGGGTACTTGCTGATGCTGGCGATCATGTCGTTTAATGGGGGTGTGTTCTTGGCTGTCGTTTTGGGGCTTATGATTGGCTACTTGGTCTTTAGAAGTGAAAGTGATGATGTCACCCTTGTTGTTGATAATCCTTGTGCTTGCGCTTAG